Proteins encoded by one window of Conger conger chromosome 1, fConCon1.1, whole genome shotgun sequence:
- the si:ch1073-416d2.4 gene encoding coiled-coil domain-containing protein 42 homolog: MESMSLTLPQINTDDPRLKLKVEHRMKNIFVTQVEDAREEDNENANFIPIITEASSKLLETGVNTLQRTLVLKKRVQVDEADRELALKRQEIRERLLALGHRRAEFEHKQQASKDRSGKFEKFVQDNEAKRRRAQRKYLAERKQNELKETEIGELQQQLQKLQARQCHLKETVNKYKAYENYLLLVLDRLPENYLQYGGESQVLPVIRRRETLSVTHQDLLERLGRLVDELESSQRSLETLKQEHDTNKLMTNRKLYELQNQWDRIRERNKEMEMNLHLHQGQSRDQTEELGSVFIAIQNMGEQCHSQQYGPIENMSILHMMDMIKEFLHEKADVAKRAMLLTDSVVASFTELTGVREKGSAAVKSNSKTQLKSSSKSSCKSSLYAGSLLKM; the protein is encoded by the exons ATGGAATCAATGTCTCTAACGTTACCCCAAATAAATACAGACGACCCACGTCTGAAGCTTAAAGTGGAACATagaatgaaaaacatatttgtgaCGCAAGTAGAAGATGCAAG AGAGGAAGACAATGAAAATGCTAACTTCATCCCAATAATAACTGAG GCATCTAGTAAGCTTCTGGAGACAGGAGTGAACACTCTGCAGAGGACCTTGGTGCTGAAGAAGCGAGTGCAGGTTGATGAGGCGGACAGGGAACTGGCCCTTAAACGACAGGAGATCAGGGAACGCTTGCTGGCCCTAGGACACCGGCGAGCGGAGTTCGAGCACAAGCAGCAGGCA AGCAAAGACAGGTCGGGAAAGTTTGAGAAGTTTGTCCAGGACAACGAGGCAAAGCGGCGTCGGGCTCAAAGGAAATACCTCGCGGAGAGGAAGCAGAATGAGCTGAAAGAAACTGAGATAGGGGAGCTTCAGCaacagcttcagaaactgcaggcCAG GCAGTGTCATTTAAAGGAGACGGTGAACAAATACAAGGCATACGAAAACTACCTGCTCTTGGTTTTAGACCGGCTTCCTGAAA ATTACCTGCAGTACGGAGGGGAATCACAAGTCCTGCCTGTAATCCGCCGTCGGGAAACCCTGTCCGTCACTCACCAGGACCTCCTGGAGCGGCTCGGCCGGCTGGTGGACGAGCTGGAGAGCAGTCAGCGCAGCCTGGAGACTCTGAAGCAGGAGCACGACACCAACAAGCTG ATGACAAACAGGAAGCTGTACGAACTGCAGAACCAATGGGACAGAATCAGAGAGAGGAATAAGGAAATGGAGATGAACCTACATTTGCACCAAGGACAATCTCGAGACCAG ACTGAAGAGCTCGGGAGTGTCTTCATAGCCATCCAGAATATGGGGGAGCAGTGTCATTCACAGCAGTATGGGCCAATCGAGAACATGAGCATCTTACACATGATGGATATGATAAAG GAGTTTCTTCACGAGAAAGCAGACGTGGCGAAAAGGGCAATGCTTCTGACAGATTCTGTAGTTGCGAGCTTCACGGAGCTCACAGGAGTCCGGGAGAAGGGATCTGCAGCGGTGAAAAGCAACAGCAAAACACAGCTGAAGAGCTCAAGCAAAAGCAGCTGTAAAAGTAGCCTCTATGCTGGATCACTGTTGAAGATGTAA
- the LOC133141203 gene encoding ubiquitin thioesterase OTUB2-like, with the protein MTNAVELELVSKKLDIVTLRIEHPEDEKTKEIWEHYSSIRRIKGDGNCFYRGLIFGHLELLLQNERGMQIFKDELIQTGKELLLAGFPESSFEDILNTFVSVLERTEADNQDSTLLKIFNDQCISDRMVQYLRLLTSAYLQNHSEFFQHFVEAPSLKSYCTQEVETMAMECDHVEIIALSEALGLSIHIVSMEAGDGHLIHHTIPEGAIPSLHLLYKTAHYDILYPRTHPGES; encoded by the exons ATG ACAAATGCCGTAGAGCTAGAGCTCGTTTCCAAAAAGCTGGACATTGTCACTCTAAGGATAGAGCACCCTGAAGATGAGAAGACAAAG GAGATTTGGGAACATTATTCGTCCATTAGAAGAATCAAGGGAGATGGCAACTGTTTTTACCGAGGCCTAATATTTGGACATCTGGAGTTATTACTTCAAAATGAGAGGGGTATGCAAAT cTTCAAAGATGAATTAATTCAGACTGGTAAAGAGCTCTTGCTTGCAGGCTTTCCTGAAAGCTCATTTGAAGATATACTTAACACA TTTGTCAGTGTTTTGGAGCGCACTGAAGCAGATAACCAGGACTCAACCCTGTTAAAGATCTTCAATGACCAGTGTATCTCAGATAGAATGGTACAGTACCTTAGGCTGCTCACCTCAGCCTACCTACAGAACCACTCTGAATTCTTCCAGCACTTCGTTGAGGCACCCAGCCTGAAGTCATACTGCACCCAG GAAGTGGAAACGATGGCGATGGAGTGTGATCATGTGGAGATCATTGCCCTCTCTGAGGCCCTGGGGCTAAGTATTCACATTGTGTCCATGGAAGCAGGTGATGGGCATCTCATCCACCACACCATTCCAGAGGGAGCCATTCCCTCCCTGCATCTCCTATACAAGACCGCTCACTATGACATACTCTACCCACGAACACATCCTGGAGAGTCTTAG